From a single Bryobacter aggregatus MPL3 genomic region:
- a CDS encoding efflux RND transporter permease subunit: MSRFAIRTPYFIVVICLAICVLGASAVVRMPVDLFPAMNIPVVVVATFYTGMSPDQIETSITARYERFFTLAPNIDHIESRSLTGVSLIKIYFQAGSNADAAVGAISNLAMANIRRLPVGTLPPIVLKFDASSLPVCLVTFEGEGLDDTRLRDLANNVVRAQIASVPGASIPQPFGGPFRQIMVYADPNRLEGYQMSLMDLVRGINSSNLILPAGSVKIGPRDYNVLSNSLLETTTEIDAVPVKAVNGSIVRVSDVATTEDSHTIQTNVVRINGQKSVYLPILKQGGDTNTIAVVDGIKQGIKHIVDVPHQLKNKVVFDQSEFVKTAIETLIHEGAIGLFLTSAMILIFLGSFRATVAVCFSIPISVLAAFLLLKGFGASINSMVLGGFALAFSRLIDNSVVVLENIYRHLEMGTDPVQAAEIGGKEVALPVLSATLTTAVVFFPVTFLYGVSQFLFSALALAVVLSLAASYFVAMTVVPLFCARFIKSAGHDEGAKGFFARFNRSFNRNFDRLLQSYDRAASRAADSPRMALAIAGVLFVLSLGLYPLLGVSFFPRTDAGQFVMNIKAPTGTRIELTNMLFDRVDKIVRQVVPPEELELIVANIGVNGDISSIYSPNAAPHTGFIQVALKQEHRVGSYEYMARMKKRLDAEMPELSVFFQSGGLVDAVLNMGMAAPINVQVSGSNLRRDYEVALALADRIRRLPNVADVFLPQDLDYPALRMEVDRTRASELGLSQQEVVQNVITALSSNQMIAPSFWVDPRTGQDYLLTVQYPEKQIANLQDMKAITLRGPHSINPARLDAVSKITNVQTPTEVGHYQLRRAIDVYVRPETEALGELANRIDAVVAEMKVPDGVSVDLRGMVLGMRQSFRSFALGLILATVLLYLILVAQFASFLDPLLILLAVPPGISGVLLTLWATNTTLNVMSLMGIVMLVGIAVSNSILIVEFTRHLIHEGLPVRQAVLTAAKVRLRPVLMTSLATIIGLLPMALKIGQGSEAYAPLARALLGGLAVSVVFTIFVVPVAYLLAHPAPESAS, from the coding sequence ATGTCACGATTTGCGATCCGAACTCCTTACTTCATCGTTGTCATCTGTTTGGCGATCTGCGTACTGGGTGCCTCCGCGGTGGTGCGGATGCCGGTGGATCTCTTTCCCGCGATGAACATTCCCGTCGTGGTCGTGGCCACGTTCTACACCGGCATGTCGCCGGACCAGATTGAGACTTCGATCACCGCTCGCTATGAGCGCTTCTTTACACTGGCGCCGAACATCGATCACATCGAGTCCCGCTCGCTCACCGGAGTGAGCCTGATCAAGATCTACTTCCAAGCCGGCTCGAATGCCGATGCCGCGGTGGGCGCGATCTCGAACCTGGCGATGGCGAATATCCGGCGCCTGCCGGTTGGAACTTTGCCGCCGATTGTATTGAAGTTCGATGCCTCCAGTTTGCCGGTGTGCCTGGTGACCTTCGAGGGCGAGGGGTTGGACGATACCCGGCTGCGCGATCTGGCGAACAATGTCGTACGAGCGCAGATTGCCAGCGTTCCCGGGGCGAGTATTCCGCAGCCTTTTGGCGGGCCCTTCCGCCAGATTATGGTCTACGCCGATCCGAATCGCCTTGAGGGCTATCAGATGTCGCTGATGGATCTGGTGCGTGGAATCAATTCCTCGAATCTGATTCTGCCTGCGGGGTCTGTGAAGATCGGGCCACGCGATTACAACGTCCTTTCGAATTCCCTTCTCGAAACCACTACGGAGATTGATGCCGTGCCGGTGAAGGCCGTGAATGGGTCGATCGTTCGTGTGAGCGATGTGGCGACAACGGAGGATTCGCACACGATCCAGACGAACGTCGTTCGGATTAACGGGCAGAAGTCGGTCTATCTGCCGATCCTCAAACAGGGCGGAGATACCAACACGATTGCGGTTGTGGACGGGATCAAGCAGGGCATCAAGCACATTGTGGATGTACCTCATCAGTTGAAGAACAAGGTGGTGTTCGATCAGTCCGAGTTTGTGAAAACGGCGATTGAGACGCTGATCCATGAAGGTGCGATCGGGTTGTTTCTGACCTCGGCAATGATTCTGATTTTCCTCGGGAGCTTCCGGGCGACGGTGGCTGTCTGTTTCTCGATTCCGATTTCGGTGCTGGCCGCGTTTCTGTTGTTGAAGGGCTTTGGCGCCAGCATCAACTCAATGGTGTTGGGCGGCTTTGCTCTCGCCTTCTCCCGCTTGATCGACAACTCGGTGGTGGTGCTCGAAAACATTTACCGCCATCTGGAGATGGGTACGGACCCGGTGCAGGCCGCTGAGATTGGCGGAAAGGAAGTTGCCTTGCCTGTGTTATCGGCAACTTTGACAACGGCGGTTGTGTTTTTCCCGGTCACCTTTCTGTATGGGGTGAGCCAGTTCCTTTTCTCGGCCTTGGCACTGGCGGTGGTATTGTCGCTGGCGGCGTCTTACTTTGTCGCGATGACGGTGGTTCCGCTGTTCTGTGCGCGCTTCATCAAGTCCGCCGGCCATGACGAAGGGGCCAAGGGCTTCTTTGCCAGATTCAACCGCAGCTTCAACAGGAACTTTGACCGGCTGCTGCAAAGCTATGACCGGGCGGCCTCGCGCGCCGCAGATTCGCCCCGGATGGCGCTGGCAATTGCGGGTGTTCTGTTTGTGTTGAGTCTCGGCCTCTATCCGTTGTTGGGCGTGAGCTTCTTTCCGCGTACGGACGCCGGACAGTTTGTGATGAATATCAAGGCGCCCACCGGAACGCGTATTGAATTGACGAACATGCTGTTCGACCGCGTGGATAAGATCGTGCGGCAGGTGGTGCCGCCGGAGGAACTGGAGTTGATCGTCGCCAACATCGGCGTTAATGGCGACATCTCTTCAATCTATTCTCCGAACGCCGCGCCGCATACGGGCTTCATTCAAGTTGCGCTCAAGCAGGAGCACCGGGTGGGGAGTTATGAATACATGGCCCGGATGAAGAAGCGTCTCGATGCGGAGATGCCGGAGTTGAGTGTGTTTTTCCAGTCGGGTGGTCTGGTGGATGCGGTCCTCAATATGGGGATGGCTGCTCCGATCAATGTGCAGGTGTCGGGTTCCAATCTGCGCCGCGACTATGAGGTTGCCCTCGCGCTCGCGGATCGGATTCGCCGCTTACCGAACGTCGCGGATGTGTTTCTGCCACAGGACTTGGACTATCCGGCGTTACGGATGGAGGTCGATCGGACTCGCGCGAGCGAACTGGGCCTGTCCCAGCAGGAAGTGGTGCAGAACGTCATCACCGCGTTGAGCTCCAACCAGATGATTGCACCAAGTTTCTGGGTGGATCCGCGAACCGGACAGGACTACTTACTCACCGTACAGTATCCGGAGAAGCAGATCGCAAATCTACAGGATATGAAAGCGATTACCCTGCGGGGGCCACACAGCATCAACCCGGCGCGCCTCGATGCGGTGAGCAAAATCACCAACGTCCAGACCCCGACAGAGGTTGGTCACTACCAGTTGCGGCGGGCCATTGATGTTTATGTCAGGCCGGAGACGGAGGCCTTGGGAGAACTGGCGAATCGCATTGATGCAGTCGTCGCGGAAATGAAAGTTCCGGACGGTGTGAGCGTCGATCTGCGCGGCATGGTGCTGGGCATGCGGCAGAGCTTTCGCAGCTTTGCCTTGGGCTTGATTCTGGCGACTGTGTTGCTCTATCTCATTCTGGTGGCGCAGTTCGCGAGCTTCCTCGATCCGCTTCTGATTCTGCTGGCGGTACCACCTGGAATCTCCGGAGTGTTGCTGACTTTATGGGCGACCAACACGACGCTGAATGTCATGTCGCTGATGGGAATCGTGATGCTGGTTGGCATTGCGGTGTCCAACAGCATTCTGATTGTTGAATTCACGCGGCACTTGATTCACGAAGGGTTGCCAGTCCGGCAGGCTGTTCTGACAGCAGCGAAAGTACGCTTGCGGCCGGTGTTGATGACCTCGCTCGCGACCATCATCGGACTGTTGCCGATGGCGTTGAAGATCGGGCAGGGAAGCGAAGCCTACGCCCCGCTCGCGCGAGCCTTGCTGGGCGGCCTGGCCGTGTCTGTCGTGTTTACAATCTTTGTCGTGCCGGTGGCTTATCTGCTCGCGCATCCTGCGCCGGAGAGTGCGTCATGA
- a CDS encoding TolC family protein, producing the protein MRWLTVLFLVQLCMGQELQLTLEEAREMALRNHPALAALDASAQAATETSKQIRSALSPQLSGGLTASAADDNSRLGIGGLVSSLLISRVGAGVQLSQLLSDFGRTRLQADAALTRATAQREGVKSARLQILAAVDRGYYSLLRARALTQVAEQTVKARQLIVDQVSALAQSQLRSQLDVSFAKVNLSDAQILLSRAQNEIDSSTADLTAALGTRERQTITIDDRPLNEQLPPDAEVLVAKAIEERPELLQFKLEVQAASQVLASEKVLNRPTVSLLGTVGVLPWSQGAYPIHYGAAGINVSVPIFNGHLFEARQREAVLRVRALEKQREDQANRIARDVRTYYLNARNAFERLRLNNELVAQAKLSLELAQSRYELGLGSIVELSQAQLSETAAEVASASARYEYQILRSALRYQIGEGTL; encoded by the coding sequence ATGAGATGGCTGACAGTCCTGTTTCTTGTCCAGCTCTGTATGGGCCAAGAGCTTCAGTTGACGCTCGAAGAGGCGCGCGAGATGGCGCTGAGGAATCATCCGGCCCTGGCCGCCCTCGATGCTTCGGCACAAGCGGCGACAGAGACCAGCAAGCAGATTCGCTCTGCATTGTCGCCGCAGCTTTCGGGGGGCTTGACTGCTTCTGCCGCGGACGATAACAGCCGGCTCGGAATTGGCGGTCTGGTGTCGTCGTTGCTGATTTCGCGTGTCGGAGCTGGCGTGCAGCTCTCGCAACTGCTGAGTGACTTTGGGCGCACCCGCTTGCAAGCCGATGCGGCTTTGACGCGAGCGACGGCCCAGCGCGAAGGAGTGAAGTCGGCACGGCTCCAGATTCTAGCCGCGGTTGATCGGGGCTATTATTCCTTACTGCGGGCACGGGCCTTGACGCAGGTTGCGGAGCAGACGGTAAAAGCCCGGCAGTTGATTGTCGATCAGGTGTCGGCCCTGGCCCAGAGCCAGTTGCGCTCGCAGCTCGATGTCAGCTTTGCCAAGGTCAATTTGTCCGATGCGCAAATTCTGTTGTCTCGGGCGCAGAATGAGATTGATTCATCGACTGCGGACCTGACGGCTGCGCTGGGAACTCGGGAGCGGCAGACGATTACGATCGACGACCGGCCCTTGAATGAGCAGTTGCCGCCCGACGCCGAAGTGTTGGTTGCGAAGGCGATTGAAGAGCGGCCGGAACTATTGCAGTTCAAGCTTGAGGTGCAGGCGGCAAGTCAGGTTCTGGCTTCAGAAAAGGTACTTAATCGTCCGACTGTTTCCTTGCTGGGTACGGTGGGTGTTTTGCCTTGGTCACAAGGCGCCTATCCGATCCACTATGGTGCCGCGGGGATCAATGTGTCGGTTCCGATCTTCAATGGGCACTTGTTCGAGGCCCGCCAGCGGGAGGCCGTGTTGCGCGTGAGGGCGCTCGAGAAGCAGCGCGAGGATCAAGCGAATCGCATTGCACGCGATGTGCGGACTTACTATCTGAACGCCCGGAATGCTTTTGAGCGTCTGCGGCTGAACAACGAACTGGTGGCGCAGGCGAAGCTCAGCCTGGAGTTGGCGCAGTCGCGCTATGAGTTGGGATTGGGTTCGATTGTGGAATTGAGCCAGGCGCAATTGAGCGAGACGGCGGCAGAAGTCGCCAGCGCCAGTGCGCGGTATGAGTATCAGATTCTGCGGTCGGCTCTGCGTTATCAGATCGGAGAAGGGACCTTGTAG
- a CDS encoding response regulator: MPIRILLADDHAILRRGLRALLERESDMEVLGEAADGRETVEAVDRLAPDVVVLDIAMPNLNGIEATRQIAAKTAVIVLSMHSDESYVLRALRAGAKGYLIKDTVETELIRAIEAVATGKAYFSPEVSRLLVEDYVNGMRERGIDDSLELLTAREREVLQMLAEGKTVKDIARSLELSVYTVDTHKSNLMQKLGLHSMAELILYAVRKGIIR, translated from the coding sequence ATGCCGATCCGGATTCTTCTCGCGGACGATCACGCGATTCTGCGCCGCGGCCTGCGCGCATTGCTCGAGCGCGAATCGGACATGGAGGTGCTCGGCGAAGCAGCGGACGGACGGGAAACGGTCGAAGCCGTCGACAGGCTGGCGCCCGATGTCGTCGTACTTGATATTGCGATGCCAAACTTAAATGGCATTGAGGCGACACGGCAAATCGCCGCCAAAACAGCCGTCATCGTTCTCAGCATGCATAGCGACGAAAGCTATGTTTTGCGTGCCTTGCGCGCGGGCGCCAAGGGCTACCTCATCAAGGATACCGTCGAGACCGAACTGATCCGCGCCATCGAAGCAGTGGCGACGGGCAAGGCGTACTTCAGTCCAGAGGTGAGCCGGCTGCTGGTGGAAGACTACGTCAACGGAATGCGCGAGCGCGGCATCGACGACAGCCTCGAATTGCTCACCGCACGGGAGCGCGAAGTGTTGCAGATGCTGGCCGAAGGCAAAACAGTGAAAGACATCGCGCGCAGTCTTGAGCTGAGCGTTTACACGGTCGACACGCACAAGAGCAACCTCATGCAGAAGCTGGGCCTCCACAGCATGGCGGAGCTCATCCTCTATGCCGTGCGCAAGGGCATCATCCGTTGA
- a CDS encoding sensor histidine kinase produces MSKQFGQRLLDSRWLLLIGFGALLLWPLIAFLSARSQLTAANNQSRTVRARYLRRNQLLNELRGDVVNGGSDLRNYLLEPDDNAALLHRTKALATRTHALSLLAATELKENATLYRKFVEGYESYWHTMEPVLHWNAAHRKMDGFRFIRDEGSAKRGEILALAAQIGAWNEEQLASSADEIQHLFEGVRSDLELRIGLFLIAGIALACLVYWRIVSLERQASERFGQVEQARAESRELSGRLLNVQEEERRRIARELHDEVAQNLSAVRVGLERTLRVLPPGSRELASEEVRELERLTERTLKFTREMSQSLRPSMLDDLGLAPALRWLAKEWQRRSTARVEVETEEDLEDLGEETRICVFRVVQEALNNALNHGAASEVRIRANRDAGKLLVSIQDNGKSFDVDREKGMGILGMSERVENLGGRFSIVSSEGVGTVVMAELP; encoded by the coding sequence TTGAGCAAACAATTCGGACAGCGCCTCCTCGATAGCCGTTGGCTTCTCCTGATTGGCTTCGGAGCCCTGTTATTGTGGCCTCTAATCGCATTCTTGAGTGCGCGATCCCAGTTGACAGCAGCAAACAATCAGAGCCGCACCGTACGGGCCCGTTACCTCCGGCGCAATCAGTTGTTAAATGAGTTGCGCGGCGATGTGGTCAATGGCGGAAGCGACCTGCGAAATTATCTTTTGGAGCCAGATGATAATGCAGCGCTGTTGCATCGCACGAAGGCTCTCGCCACGCGAACCCACGCACTCTCGCTCCTCGCCGCAACAGAGTTGAAAGAGAACGCGACCCTCTATCGGAAATTTGTGGAGGGCTACGAGTCCTATTGGCACACGATGGAGCCGGTTCTGCACTGGAATGCTGCCCACAGAAAAATGGATGGCTTCCGCTTTATTCGCGATGAAGGCTCTGCCAAACGCGGTGAGATCCTCGCCCTCGCCGCCCAGATTGGCGCATGGAATGAAGAGCAACTCGCCAGCAGCGCCGACGAGATCCAACATCTGTTTGAGGGAGTTCGCAGTGACCTGGAGCTCCGCATTGGCTTGTTCCTAATCGCCGGAATTGCCCTTGCCTGCCTCGTCTATTGGCGGATCGTCAGCCTGGAGCGCCAGGCTTCAGAACGCTTCGGTCAGGTGGAGCAAGCCCGGGCTGAATCCCGCGAACTCTCCGGACGTCTGCTGAATGTCCAGGAAGAGGAGCGGCGCCGGATCGCCCGGGAGCTGCATGATGAGGTGGCACAGAATCTTTCCGCCGTCCGCGTTGGCCTGGAACGGACCCTCCGGGTGCTGCCGCCAGGAAGCCGCGAACTCGCTTCTGAAGAAGTGCGCGAACTGGAGCGGCTGACGGAGCGCACCCTCAAGTTCACACGCGAGATGAGCCAGTCCCTGCGGCCCAGCATGCTCGATGATCTGGGACTCGCCCCAGCCCTCCGCTGGCTCGCCAAAGAGTGGCAACGCCGGAGCACCGCCCGGGTGGAAGTAGAAACAGAAGAGGATCTCGAAGACCTGGGTGAGGAAACCCGCATCTGCGTCTTCCGCGTCGTACAGGAAGCTCTCAATAATGCACTCAATCATGGCGCAGCAAGCGAGGTACGCATTCGGGCAAATCGCGATGCCGGCAAATTGCTGGTCAGTATTCAAGACAATGGAAAGAGCTTTGATGTCGATCGTGAGAAGGGGATGGGGATTCTCGGGATGAGTGAGCGGGTAGAAAATCTGGGCGGAAGATTCAGCATCGTCAGCAGCGAAGGCGTTGGCACCGTCGTCATGGCGGAACTACCCTGA